A single Amphiura filiformis chromosome 8, Afil_fr2py, whole genome shotgun sequence DNA region contains:
- the LOC140159460 gene encoding uncharacterized protein, producing MLDVSVSRDDVGNLSFKVYRKPTHTDQYLGFASNHPLQHKLGVIRTLCDRANSIVTKEEERTQELDKVRRSLAICGYEDWSWVTTRKKREPKPQSKKQLSQPKGSVSIPYIPGLSESIQRLLRSNGVITHIKPTNTIRSVLVNPKDKTDKLDKCGVVYHIPCGDCTSSYIGESARSLRT from the coding sequence ATGCTTGATGTATCTGTGTCGCGAGACGATGTGGGCAATTTGAGCTTCAAAGTGTATCGTAAACCAACACATACGGACCAGTATTTGGGTTTCGCGTCCAACCATCCACTGCAACACAAACTTGGAGTAATTCGCACCTTATGTGATCGCGCTAATTCCATTGTCACCAAGGAGGAAGAGCGGACACAAGAACTTGACAAGGTTCGTAGATCTCTGGCCATTTGTGGCTATGAAGATTGGAGCTGGGTTACTACCAGAAAGAAACGGGAACCCAAACCTCAGTCCAAGAAACAATTAAGTCAACCTAAGGGGAGTGTCTCCATCCCTTACATTCCGGGACTATCGGAGTCCATTCAGCGGTTGCTACGGTCTAATGGTGTCATCACCCACATTAAACCAACGAACACTATCAGATCTGTTTTAGTCAATCCTAAGGACAAGACGGATAAACTGGACAAGTGTGGTGTGGTGTACCACATCCCCTGTGGTGACTGTACTTCATCGTACATCGGTGAGAGTGCCCGCTCACTTAGGACGTGA